A genomic segment from Aegilops tauschii subsp. strangulata cultivar AL8/78 chromosome 1, Aet v6.0, whole genome shotgun sequence encodes:
- the LOC109752087 gene encoding WAT1-related protein At5g07050 yields the protein MAFCGGFMDKAKPYIAMISLQFGYAGMNVLTKVSLNGGMSHYVLVVYRHAFATLAIAPFALFIERKVRPKMTWSIFFQIFVLALLGPVIDQNFYYVGLKYTGPTFACAMSNILPAMTFVMAVIFRMEKIELKKVRCQAKIFGTVVTVAGAMLMTLYKGPLMHLPWTNGHAQPSGGEAPGAAGVDPTAREWFLGSLFIIIATLAWASLFILQTHTIKKYTAQLSLTTLICFIGTIQAIAVTFIMERRVSVWTIGFDMNLLAAAYAGIVTSSIAYYVQGLVIQKTGPVFASAFSPLMMIIVAVMGSFILSEKIYLGAVLGAVVIVVGLYAVLWGKHKETQEQEADAKAALPVASKGPDGASVLQGAAAAAGDDDGMRSASNGRGAGSASAV from the exons ATGGCTTTCTGTGGTGGTTTCATGGACAAGGCCAAGCCATACATCGCCATGATCTCCCTACAGTTTGGCTACGCCGGCATGAACGTCCTTACCAAGGTCTCTCTCAACGGCGGGATGAGCCACTACGTGCTCGTCGTGTACCGACACGCCTTCGCCACACTCGCCATTGCACCCTTCGCTCTCTTCATCGAGAG GAAAGTGAGGCCGAAGATGACGTGGTCCATCTTCTTCCAAATCTTCGTCCTTGCGCTGCTCGG ACCGGTGATCGATCAGAATTTCTACTACGTGGGGCTGAAGTACACCGGCCCGACGTTCGCCTGCGCGATGAGCAACATCCTGCCGGCGATGACCTTCGTCATGGCGGTGATCTTCAG GATGGAGAAGATAGAGTTGAAGAAGGTGCGGTGCCAGGCCAAGATCTTCGGAACGGTGGTGACGGTGGCCGGCGCTATGCTCATGACGCTTTACAAGGGGCCCCTCATGCACCTGCCATGGACCAACGGCCACGCGCAGCCCAGCGGCGGCGAGGCCCCGGGTGCCGCCGGCGTCGACCCCACCGCGAGGGAGTGGTTCCTGGGCTCCCTCTTCATCATCATCGCCACCCTCGCCTGGGCCTCGCTCTTCATCCTGCAGACCCACACCATCAAGAAGTACACTGCCCAGCTCTCCCTCACCACCCTCATCTGCTTCATCGGCACCATCCAGGCCATCGCCGTAACCTTCATCATGGAGCGCCGCGTCTCCGTCTGGACCATCGGCTTCGACATGaacctcctcgccgccgcctacGCA GGCATCGTGACGTCGAGCATCGCGTACTACGTGCAGGGGCTGGTGATCCAGAAGACGGGGCCGGTGTTCGCGTCGGCGTTCAGCCCGCTGATGATGATCATCGTGGCCGTCATGGGGTCCTTCATCCTGTCCGAGAAGATATACCTCGGGGCCGTGCTGGGCGCCGTGGTGATCGTGGTCGGGCTCTACGCCGTGCTCTGGGGCAAGCACAAGGAGACGCAGGAGCAGGAGGCGGACGCCAAGGCGGCGCTGCCGGTGGCCTCCAAGGGACCAGACGGCGCGAGCGTCCTGCAAGgagctgctgccgccgccggagATGATGATGGGATGAGGTCGGCCTCCAACGGACGTGGAGCTGGGTCAGCCAGTGCAGTTTGA